From a region of the Theobroma cacao cultivar B97-61/B2 chromosome 8, Criollo_cocoa_genome_V2, whole genome shotgun sequence genome:
- the LOC18592790 gene encoding probable carboxylesterase 18 yields MSTTTKTSLKLPFKVRLLLAAHSFSVNAFCRSDSTAVNRPLMNLFDPKASPSTSTKPDRGIVSSDIMLDATRKLWFRLYTNTAAAAGATTPIIVYFHGGGFAFMAANSMIYDDLCKRLAREVPAIVVSVNYRLSPEHRYPSQYEDGFDVLKFIDNPKFEGFPASSANTKMQFFIAGDSAGGNLAHHVALKACEHEFSRLNLVGVIELQPFFGGEERTESEMKLVGAPLISVKRTDWMWKAFLPQGCNRDHQAVNVFGPNCVDISHLPFPPTLVFIGGFDPLQDWQRKYVEGLRKSGKKVYKIEYPNAFHGFYGFAELPESWLLIAEVKSFVQNQLAT; encoded by the coding sequence ATGTCCACCACAACCAAAACATCGCTCAAACTTCCATTCAAAGTCAGACTTCTGCTTGCTGCTCACTCTTTCTCTGTAAATGCATTCTGCCGCTCTGACAGCACGGCCGTCAACCGACCTCTTATGAACCTTTTCGACCCCAAAGCCTCTCCTTCAACTTCAACAAAACCTGATCGTGGCATCGTGTCTTCTGACATCATGCTTGACGCCACCCGCAAACTTTGGTTCCGCCTATACACCAACACCGCCGCTGCTGCTGGTGCCACCACTCCCATCATAGTCTACTTCCATGGCGGAGGTTTTGCGTTTATGGCGGCCAATTCAATGATCTACGATGACTTATGCAAGCGACTTGCGCGTGAAGTTCCTGCTATTGTTGTCTCCGTGAACTACCGGCTCTCGCCTGAACATCGATACCCGTCGCAATATGAAGATGGTTTTGACGTTTTGAAGTTCATTGATAACCCGAAGTTCGAAGGGTTTCCAGCTTCTTCTGCCAATACCAAGATGCAGTTCTTTATTGCTGGAGACAGTGCGGGTGGCAACCTGGCGCATCATGTGGCCCTCAAGGCTTGCGAGCATGAATTTTCCCGACTGAACCTTGTCGGAGTTATAGAATTGCAGCCCTTTTTTGGAGGGGAGGAAAGGACAGAATCGGAGATGAAGCTTGTTGGGGCTCCATTAATATCAGTGAAGCGCACAGATTGGATGTGGAAGGCTTTCTTGCCACAAGGCTGCAACCGGGATCATCAAGCGGTGAATGTATTTGGGCCAAATTGTGTTGATATTTCACATTTACCGTTTCCACCTACCCTTGTTTTCATCGGTGGGTTTGATCCTTTACAAGATTGGCAGAGAAAATATGTGGAAGGATTAAGGAAAAGTGGAAAAAAAGTGTACAAGATTGAGTATCCGAATGCCTTTCATGGGTTTTATGGGTTTGCAGAGTTGCCTGAATCTTGGTTGCTAATTGCGGAGGTTAAGTCCTTCGTTCAAAACCAGTTGGCTACGTGA
- the LOC18592789 gene encoding pentatricopeptide repeat-containing protein At5g16860 produces the protein MLRSFFPLSSKSRPSGSLTISLFSTTTSTAALLQKCKSLVQAKLIHQQLLIQGLSHHFATHLISAYLTHHASSHSISLLQRFTPSPSAVFFWNSLIRRFLHLGFSHDVLTLFRRMLSLGCSPDHYTFPFVLKACGQLPSFRRGAAVHAVVCTTGFESNVFVCNALVGMYARCGGLDDARQVFDEMCDRGICDVVSWNSIVAAYMQSRDARNAVELFRRMTCYWEIHPDVVSLVNVLPACASLAASLHGKQLHGFALRVGLFEDVFVGNALVDMYAKCGMMDDANKVFERMKVKDVVSWNAMVTGYSQIGRFEEALGLFEKMREEKVELDVVTWSAVIAGYAQRDRGNEALDVFRQMQLCGCKPNVVTLVSLLSACALIEALVQGKETHCYAIKCVLNYDWNDPGEDLMVINGLIDMYAKCKSTNVARSMFDIVAPSNRNVVTWTVMIGGYAQHGEANDALKLFSEMFQEDKSAKPNTFTICCALMACAHLAALRFGTQVHAYILRNQYESVLLFMENCLIDMYVKSGDIHAARVVFDNMQQRNSVSWTSLLTGYGMHGYGKEAIKVFDEMRAEGLVPDGITFLVVLYACSHSGMVDQGIRFFNNMHSEFGVIPGLEHYACMVDLLGRAGRLGEALKLIQSMPMEPTTIIWVALLSGCRIHGNVELGEYAANQLQELDSVNDGSYTLLSNIYANARRWRDVARIRTLMKHSGVKKRPGWSWVQGKKGTATFYVGDRCHPQFEQIYELLADLIQRIKAIGYVPETNFALHDVDDEEKGDLLFEHSEKLALAYGILTSSPGVPIRITKNLRICGDCHNAITYISLIIDHEIIIRDSSRFHHFKNGSCSCGGYW, from the coding sequence ATGCTCCGCTCTTTTTTCCCTCTCAGCTCCAAATCCAGACCCAGCGGCAGCCTAACCATTTCCCTCTTCTCTACCACTACTTCAACAGCTGCTCTCCTCCAGAAATGCAAATCTCTTGTCCAAGCCAAGCTCATCCACCAACAACTCCTCATCCAAGGCCTCTCCCACCATTTCGCTACCCACCTCATTTCCGCTTACCTTACTCACCATGCCTCTTCCCATTCCATCTCCCTCCTCCAGCGCTTCACCCCATCTCCCTCTGCGGTCTTCTTCTGGAACTCTCTTATTCGGCGCTTCCTTCACCTCGGCTTTTCTCATGACGTTCTCACTCTCTTCCGCAGGATGCTAAGCCTCGGCTGTTCTCCTGACCACTACACCTTCCCTTTTGTCCTTAAGGCCTGCGGCCAGCTTCCCTCCTTCCGCCGTGGAGCAGCTGTTCATGCTGTTGTCTGTACTACTGGCTTTGAGTCCAATGTCTTTGTTTGTAACGCGCTGGTGGGTATGTACGCTCGGTGTGGTGGGTTGGACGACGCACGACAGGTTTTCGACGAAATGTGTGACCGAGGGATATGTGATGTTGTCTCCTGGAATTCCATTGTGGCCGCTTATATGCAAAGCAGGGATGCGAGGAATGCGGTAGAGTTGTTTCGCAGGATGACTTGTTATTGGGAAATCCACCCAGATGTCGTTAGCCTTGTCAACGTGCTTCCTGCTTGTGCATCTCTGGCCGCGTCTTTACATGGTAAGCAATTGCATGGTTTCGCTCTGAGGGTTGGTTTATTTGAGGACGTTTTTGTTGGTAATGCTTTGGTAGATATGTATGCTAAGTGTGGGATGATGGATGACGCAAATAAGGTTTTCGAGAGGATGAAGGTGAAGGACGTTGTTTCTTGGAATGCAATGGTTACTGGGTATTCTCAGATTGGTAGGTTTGAGGAGGCTCTGGGGTTATTTGAAAAGATGAGGGAGGAGAAAGTTGAGTTGGATGTTGTGACTTGGAGTGCTGTGATTGCGGGCTATGCTCAAAGGGATCGTGGTAATGAAGCATTGGATGTGTTCAGGCAAATGCAACTCTGTGGTTGCAAACCTAATGTTGTTACACTTGTGTCTCTTCTTTCTGCTTGTGCTTTGATTGAAGCATTGGTTCAGGGGAAGGAGACTCACTGTTACGCCATCAAATGTGTTTTGAACTATGATTGGAATGATCCAGGAGAAGATCTCATGGTGATTAATGGTCTAATTGACATGTATGCTAAGTGCAAAAGCACAAATGTGGCTCGTTCCATGTTTGACATAGTTGCACCAAGTAATAGGAATGTTGTGACTTGGACTGTCATGATTGGTGGATATGCACAGCATGGAGAAGCCAATGATGCATTGAAGCTTTTTTCTGAAATGTTCCAAGAAGATAAGTCTGCAAAGCCAAATACTTTTACTATATGTTGCGCCTTGATGGCTTGTGCTCATTTGGCTGCACTAAGGTTTGGTACGCAGGTTCATGCTTATATATTACGCAATCAGTATGAATCTGTGCTGTTGTTTATGGAAAATTGCCTTATAGATATGTATGTGAAATCTGGTGATATACATGCTGCTAGAGTTGTATTTGACAACATGCAGCAGAGAAATTCAGTTTCTTGGACATCCCTACTTACTGGTTATGGCATGCATGGCTATGGTAAAGAAGCTATCAAGGTTTTTGATGAGATGAGGGCAGAAGGACTTGTTCCTGATGGTATTACCTTTCTTGTTGTACTCTATGCTTGCAGCCATTCAGGAATGGTTGACCAGGGAATCAGATTCTTCAATAACATGCATAGTGAGTTTGGCGTCATTCCTGGGTTGGAACATTATGCTTGCATGGTTGATCTTTTAGGCCGTGCTGGTCGATTGGGTGAAGCTTTGAAACTTATTCAGAGCATGCCCATGGAGCCAACCACAATAATATGGGTGGCATTACTTAGTGGTTGTAGGATCCATGGAAATGTGGAACTTGGGGAATATGCTGCTAACCAGCTGCAGGAATTGGATTCAGTGAATGATGGGTCATATACACTGCTTTCAAACATATATGCCAATGCCAGGCGTTGGAGAGATGTGGCCAGGATCAGAACTTTGATGAAACATTCAGGGGTCAAAAAGAGACCAGGTTGGAGCTGGGTCCAAGGAAAGAAAGGTACTGCTACCTTCTATGTGGGTGACAGGTGTCATCCACAATTTGAACAAATATATGAACTTCTTGCTGACTTGATTCAACGCATTAAGGCAATTGGGTATGTTCCTGAGACGAACTTTGCACTTCATGATGTGGATGATGAAGAGAAAGGTGATCTTCTTTTTGAACATAGTGAGAAGTTAGCTCTAGCCTATGGCATTTTAACCTCATCTCCTGGGGTGCCTATTCGTATCACCAAGAACTTGCGCATCTGTGGTGATTGCCATAATGCCATTACTTACATATCCTTGATCATTGATCATGAAATCATAATAAGGGATTCAAGTCGCTTCCATCATTTCAAGAATGGATCTTGCTCTTGTGGAGGCTACTGGTGA